From Candidatus Sphingomonas colombiensis, one genomic window encodes:
- a CDS encoding hemolysin family protein, which produces MLPPFPWIDVLIILALVALNGVFAMSELAIVSARKARLEAMARAGKSGARAAAVLAADPGKFLSTVQIGITLIGVLAGAYSGASLGHPTAARLEALGLSHHVAESAGFALVIGLTTFASLIIGELVPKQIALRSPEPIAAVVAVPMMWLAVGAKPIVWLLDSTSALVFRLLRLNRESEDQVTAEELHLIVAEASKSGVIEEHERSIISGVVRLADRPVREVMTPRTEVDWLDVGLDDAGIRARLLANSHSRLPVAEGSIDAVIGVVQSRDIAAALFRGETLDLAKLVRKAPVVIDQIDAMDALDALRRAEVPMALIHDEYGHFEGIVTPANLLAAIAGEFASDADEEDGPSVVERDDGSLLVAGTMAADLLAERLGIDLPEDRDYATAAGLALAVLRRLPAEGESFVEQGWRFEVVDLDGRRIDKLLVSPA; this is translated from the coding sequence TCGACGTCCTTATCATTCTGGCGCTGGTGGCGCTCAACGGCGTTTTCGCGATGAGCGAACTGGCGATCGTCTCCGCGCGCAAGGCGCGGCTGGAGGCGATGGCGCGTGCCGGCAAGTCTGGCGCGCGCGCCGCGGCCGTGCTGGCGGCCGATCCGGGCAAGTTCCTTTCCACCGTGCAGATCGGCATCACGCTGATCGGCGTGCTTGCTGGCGCTTATTCCGGCGCGAGTCTCGGCCACCCCACCGCCGCCCGGCTCGAAGCGCTGGGGCTGAGCCATCACGTGGCGGAAAGTGCCGGCTTCGCGCTGGTGATCGGCCTCACGACCTTCGCGTCGCTGATCATCGGCGAGCTGGTGCCGAAACAGATCGCGCTGCGCTCGCCGGAGCCGATCGCGGCGGTCGTCGCGGTACCGATGATGTGGCTCGCGGTGGGAGCCAAGCCGATCGTGTGGCTGCTCGATTCGACCAGCGCGCTCGTTTTCCGGCTGCTGCGCCTCAATCGCGAGAGCGAGGATCAGGTGACGGCGGAGGAATTGCACCTGATCGTGGCGGAGGCATCAAAATCCGGCGTGATCGAGGAGCATGAGCGCTCGATAATCTCGGGCGTGGTGCGCCTGGCGGATCGCCCGGTGCGCGAGGTGATGACGCCGCGTACGGAGGTCGACTGGCTCGATGTGGGGTTGGACGATGCCGGTATTCGCGCGCGTCTGCTCGCCAATTCGCACAGCCGCCTGCCGGTGGCCGAAGGATCGATCGACGCGGTGATCGGCGTGGTGCAATCGCGCGACATCGCCGCCGCGTTGTTCCGGGGAGAAACGCTGGATCTCGCCAAGCTGGTGCGCAAGGCGCCGGTGGTGATCGATCAGATCGACGCGATGGATGCGCTGGACGCCTTGCGCCGGGCGGAGGTGCCGATGGCGCTGATCCACGACGAATACGGGCATTTCGAGGGTATCGTCACACCGGCCAATCTGCTCGCGGCGATTGCGGGGGAGTTTGCGTCGGACGCGGATGAGGAGGATGGCCCCTCTGTCGTCGAACGCGATGACGGATCGTTGCTCGTCGCCGGTACGATGGCAGCGGATCTGCTGGCCGAGCGGCTTGGCATCGATCTGCCCGAGGATCGCGATTACGCTACCGCCGCCGGTCTGGCGCTCGCGGTGCTGCGCCGCCTCCCGGCCGAAGGTGAGAGTTTCGTCGAGCAGGGCTGGCGGTTCGAGGTGGTCGATCTCGACGGGCGGCGCATCGACAAGCTGCTGGTGAGCCCGGCTTAG